From Leifsonia sp. fls2-241-R2A-40a, one genomic window encodes:
- a CDS encoding DUF1003 domain-containing protein, with product MARGRQDTRLDAPKGLRTPVLRRDRVESSDRFGRFTEWIARAMGTPWFVLGLTVFVIAWMAWNTLAPEAWRFDSAALGFIALTLVLSLQASYAAPLILLAQNRQDDRDRVQIEQDRQRAERNLADTEYLAREVVALRLAVKDMATKDFIRAELRSLLEDLERSDAGDGEQARA from the coding sequence GTGGCACGAGGTAGGCAGGACACCCGTCTGGACGCCCCGAAGGGACTCCGCACGCCGGTGCTGCGACGCGACCGCGTCGAGTCGAGCGACCGTTTCGGCCGGTTCACCGAGTGGATCGCCCGCGCCATGGGCACGCCGTGGTTCGTGCTCGGGCTGACCGTCTTCGTCATCGCGTGGATGGCGTGGAACACGCTGGCCCCGGAGGCCTGGCGGTTCGACTCGGCCGCGCTGGGCTTCATCGCCCTGACCCTCGTGCTGTCGCTGCAGGCGTCGTACGCCGCGCCGCTCATCCTGCTCGCCCAGAACCGGCAGGACGACCGCGACCGCGTGCAGATCGAGCAGGACCGCCAGCGGGCCGAGCGCAACCTCGCCGACACCGAGTACCTCGCCCGCGAAGTGGTCGCCCTGCGGCTGGCGGTGAAGGACATGGCCACGAAGGACTTCATCCGCGCCGAGCTCCGGTCGCTGCTCGAGGACCTCGAGAGGAGCGACGCGGGGGACGGCGAGCAGGCCCGTGCCTGA
- a CDS encoding ferritin-like fold-containing protein, whose amino-acid sequence MSTWFTRRRPSGELPRLTPRPRPVATVRVDLHEVMPDLLPYLGQAAYLQLEQFETLSRVAGESDDLRAKGLVSAAAGHALSKHQGIVAEIRRRGDDPAEAMKPFADEIEGFSALIVGADWRETLLSALVTGGLLDDFFIRLAAGLPGDVGPRLAHLLGSESGQEGILEVLREQIAADPLLASRLAMWGRRLVGDTLLVARSALHLSGNRATDEERIEPIFTELIAAHTRRMDALGLTA is encoded by the coding sequence GTGTCAACTTGGTTCACCCGGCGGCGGCCCTCCGGCGAGCTCCCGCGCCTGACGCCCCGGCCGCGCCCGGTCGCGACCGTCCGGGTCGACCTGCACGAGGTGATGCCGGATCTGCTGCCCTATCTCGGCCAGGCCGCGTACCTGCAGCTGGAGCAGTTCGAGACGCTGTCGCGGGTGGCCGGCGAATCCGACGACCTGCGCGCCAAGGGGCTCGTCTCGGCAGCGGCCGGCCATGCACTGTCGAAGCACCAGGGCATCGTCGCCGAGATCCGTCGCCGCGGGGACGACCCGGCCGAGGCGATGAAGCCGTTCGCCGACGAGATCGAGGGCTTCAGCGCCCTCATCGTCGGAGCGGACTGGCGCGAGACCCTGCTCTCGGCGCTGGTGACCGGCGGACTGCTCGATGACTTCTTCATCCGCCTCGCCGCGGGACTTCCGGGCGACGTGGGACCGCGTCTCGCGCACCTGCTCGGCTCGGAGTCCGGTCAGGAGGGGATCCTGGAGGTGCTGCGGGAGCAGATCGCCGCAGACCCGCTGCTCGCCTCGCGGCTCGCGATGTGGGGCCGCCGGCTCGTGGGCGACACGCTGCTCGTCGCGCGGTCCGCCCTCCACCTGTCGGGCAACCGCGCGACAGACGAGGAGCGGATCGAGCCGATCTTCACCGAGCTGATCGCGGCGCACACCCGGCGGATGGATGCGCTCGGCCTGACGGCCTGA
- a CDS encoding PHP domain-containing protein produces the protein MADARRFRGPVDLHTHSSVSDGTETPAELVRAAAAAGLGTVALTDHDSTAGWADAAAEGARVGVTVVPGMELSTRIEFASVHMLGYLFDPTNAALVAETKRIRDGRMRRAEDMVRRISEDYDVTWDDVLAQATEGATVGRPHIADALVARGLASDRSAAFEGILHWRSGYFQPHYAPEPLTGVRLIRGAGGLPVLAHPATGGRGRVIPEDRLKRLVDAGLFGLELDHRENRPDGVERLRELAARYSLRITGSSDYHGAGKPNRLGENTTDPAVLDAMIEEATGAAPFYAP, from the coding sequence ATGGCTGATGCGCGACGGTTCCGTGGTCCCGTCGACCTCCACACGCACTCGAGCGTGTCGGATGGCACGGAGACCCCGGCCGAGCTGGTCCGGGCGGCCGCCGCGGCGGGCCTCGGCACGGTCGCGCTCACCGATCACGACTCCACCGCCGGCTGGGCCGACGCGGCAGCGGAGGGCGCGCGCGTCGGCGTCACGGTCGTCCCCGGCATGGAGCTGTCCACGCGCATCGAGTTCGCGAGCGTCCACATGCTCGGCTACCTCTTCGACCCGACGAACGCGGCGCTCGTCGCGGAGACCAAGCGCATCCGGGACGGGCGGATGCGCCGGGCGGAGGACATGGTGCGCCGCATCTCCGAGGACTACGACGTCACCTGGGACGACGTGCTCGCGCAGGCGACCGAGGGCGCGACGGTCGGTCGTCCGCACATCGCGGACGCGCTGGTCGCGCGAGGACTCGCGTCCGATCGCAGCGCGGCTTTCGAGGGCATCCTGCACTGGCGGAGCGGCTACTTCCAGCCGCACTACGCGCCGGAGCCGTTGACCGGGGTCCGGCTGATCCGCGGTGCGGGCGGTCTGCCGGTGCTCGCGCATCCGGCGACGGGAGGGCGCGGGCGCGTCATCCCGGAGGACCGCCTGAAGCGCCTCGTCGACGCCGGGCTCTTCGGCCTGGAGCTCGATCACCGCGAGAACCGGCCCGATGGCGTGGAGCGCCTCCGGGAACTGGCCGCGCGCTACAGCCTCCGGATCACGGGGTCCAGCGACTACCACGGTGCCGGGAAGCCCAACCGGCTCGGGGAGAACACCACCGATCCGGCCGTCCTCGACGCGATGATCGAAGAAGCGACAGGCGCGGCGCCTTTCTACGCTCCGTGA
- a CDS encoding general stress protein, which produces MSTSGPLNGRNRLLFPTLPRGEVVATFESYPAAQEAVDVLARADFPVDKVSIIGSDLKSVERVTGKLTWGRVALAGAASGAWLGIFFGLLLIIFSPSVSLGFVLAALLIGAGFGMLWGVATYAINRRRRDFTSVQQVIATSYSVLVDSELGNRARNLLGEGGAEAPAAAATGWTPPAQPQHPSDPPPAPPAAAPPIVPPAGDERPPAPSA; this is translated from the coding sequence ATGAGCACATCCGGGCCGTTGAACGGACGCAACCGTCTTCTCTTTCCGACCCTGCCGCGGGGCGAGGTGGTGGCCACCTTCGAGAGCTACCCCGCAGCGCAGGAGGCGGTCGACGTGCTCGCCCGCGCCGACTTCCCGGTCGACAAGGTGTCGATCATCGGCAGCGACCTGAAGAGCGTCGAGCGGGTCACGGGCAAGCTGACCTGGGGACGCGTCGCTCTCGCCGGCGCGGCATCCGGAGCCTGGCTGGGCATCTTCTTCGGGCTGCTGCTCATCATCTTCTCGCCGAGCGTGAGCCTGGGCTTCGTCCTCGCCGCCCTGCTGATCGGCGCCGGCTTCGGGATGCTGTGGGGCGTCGCGACGTACGCCATCAACCGCCGCCGCCGCGACTTCACCTCGGTCCAGCAGGTGATCGCGACCAGCTACTCCGTGCTCGTCGACTCGGAGCTGGGGAACCGCGCCCGCAACCTCCTCGGCGAAGGGGGAGCGGAGGCGCCGGCCGCAGCAGCCACGGGATGGACGCCGCCGGCGCAGCCGCAGCATCCCTCCGACCCGCCGCCTGCGCCGCCCGCGGCCGCGCCGCCGATCGTTCCGCCCGCCGGCGACGAGCGCCCACCCGCCCCCTCCGCCTGA
- a CDS encoding DEAD/DEAH box helicase — translation MTFSELNIDQDMVDALAAKGIIEPFPIQTQTIPLALTGQDIIGQAKTGTGKTLGFGLPLIQRLGLNPEPGVKALVVVPTRELAIQVYEDLETAAAGRPTSIASIYGGKAYEGQIAQLKGGAQIVVGTPGRLLDLAGQRLLNLGGVQEMVLDEADKMLDLGFLSDIEKLFAQTPATRHTMLFSATMPGPIVALARRFMTRPVHIRASDPDEGQIQANIKHLIYRAHSMDKDEVIARILQAEGRGKTVVFTRTKRAAAKLVEELNDRGFNAAAVHGDLNQEQRERAMAAFKAGKKDILIATDVAARGIDVDDVTHVINHTIPDDEKTYLHRAGRTGRAGKTGIAVTFVDWEDLHKWALINRALEFGQPEPTETYSSSPHLYTDLDIPQGVKGRLKPTPAVKVADVPRGGRTDSTGPDGDRSGSRGRRRTRGGSGQGGSGQGSSQGASQGDAATAPTDSPAAEGAEAKAAAGTHDGGGSQHRDGNSAPRRRRRRSRGGSAATPAS, via the coding sequence GTGACTTTCTCAGAACTCAACATCGACCAGGACATGGTGGACGCGCTCGCCGCAAAGGGCATCATCGAGCCGTTCCCGATCCAGACGCAGACCATCCCCCTCGCCCTCACCGGCCAGGACATCATCGGTCAGGCCAAGACCGGTACCGGAAAGACCCTCGGCTTCGGCCTGCCGCTCATCCAGCGCCTCGGGCTCAACCCCGAGCCCGGCGTGAAGGCCCTTGTCGTCGTGCCGACGCGCGAGCTCGCCATCCAGGTCTACGAAGACCTCGAAACGGCCGCCGCCGGCCGCCCCACCTCCATCGCCAGCATCTACGGAGGCAAGGCGTACGAAGGTCAGATCGCACAGCTCAAGGGCGGCGCCCAGATCGTCGTCGGAACCCCCGGCCGCCTCCTCGACCTCGCCGGTCAGCGCCTGCTGAACCTCGGCGGCGTGCAGGAGATGGTGCTCGACGAGGCCGACAAGATGCTCGACCTCGGCTTCCTCTCCGACATCGAGAAGCTGTTCGCGCAGACCCCGGCCACGCGCCACACCATGCTCTTCTCTGCCACGATGCCGGGCCCGATCGTCGCCCTGGCGCGCCGCTTCATGACGCGTCCTGTGCACATCCGCGCGTCCGACCCCGACGAGGGCCAGATCCAGGCGAACATCAAGCACCTGATCTACCGGGCGCATTCGATGGACAAGGACGAGGTCATCGCGCGCATCCTCCAGGCCGAGGGCCGCGGCAAGACCGTCGTCTTCACGCGCACCAAGCGCGCCGCCGCCAAGCTGGTCGAGGAGCTCAACGACCGCGGCTTCAACGCCGCCGCCGTCCACGGCGACCTCAACCAGGAGCAGCGCGAGCGCGCCATGGCCGCCTTCAAGGCGGGCAAGAAGGACATCCTGATCGCCACCGACGTCGCGGCCCGCGGCATCGACGTGGATGACGTCACCCACGTCATCAACCACACCATCCCGGACGACGAGAAGACCTACCTGCACCGCGCCGGCCGCACCGGCCGCGCCGGCAAGACCGGCATCGCCGTGACGTTCGTCGACTGGGAGGACCTGCACAAGTGGGCCCTCATCAACCGGGCGCTGGAGTTCGGGCAGCCGGAGCCGACCGAGACCTACTCGTCGTCGCCGCACCTCTACACCGACCTCGACATCCCGCAGGGCGTCAAGGGCCGGCTGAAGCCGACCCCCGCCGTCAAGGTGGCGGACGTGCCCCGGGGCGGCCGCACCGACTCCACCGGCCCCGACGGCGACCGCTCCGGCAGCCGCGGCCGTCGCCGCACGCGCGGCGGATCGGGCCAGGGCGGTTCCGGCCAGGGCTCGTCGCAGGGCGCGTCCCAGGGCGACGCCGCCACGGCTCCGACGGACTCCCCCGCCGCCGAGGGCGCCGAAGCGAAGGCGGCCGCCGGCACGCACGACGGAGGCGGCTCGCAGCACCGCGACGGCAACAGCGCTCCGCGCCGCCGCCGTCGTCGCTCGCGCGGCGGCTCGGCCGCGACGCCCGCCAGCTGA
- a CDS encoding aminopeptidase P family protein — protein MDAMSSQPTSSTTADAAAVAATSETAAPAETDQAPRATQNRSTTPGSDAFRRYIGSGWAEREEVVPEPRRQAQYAAARRARVSELFPGKRLIIPAGRLAQRSNDTDYPFRAHSAFAHLTGWGSDSEPGSVLVLEPSGNGHEATLYFRERAGRDSDEFYANPEIGEFWIGPRPSLAQVAGDLAIATRGIADVRSVLDGVDADTVVLREADRSITDEVDAARLLLGADSDGDADLDPEDHDEDDRLARDLSELRLVKDDFEVAELRAAVDATARGFDDVIADLPRITAHPRGERLVEGVFYGRARADGNAVGYDTIAASGPHACILHWTRNDGPVVPGDLILMDAGVELDSYYTADITRTLPVDGTFTETQRLIYEAVREAADAAFAIVRPGIRFREIHATAMAVIASRTAEWGLLPVSAEQALEADNQQHRRYMVHGTSHHLGLDVHDCAQARRELYLDGVLQPGMVFTIEPGLYFQPDDLTVPEAFRGIGVRIEDNILVTEDGAENLSAAIPRTADDVEAWVRRLSQG, from the coding sequence ATGGACGCCATGTCCTCCCAGCCGACCAGCTCCACCACCGCGGACGCCGCCGCCGTCGCGGCGACGTCCGAGACCGCCGCCCCCGCCGAGACCGACCAGGCGCCGCGCGCGACGCAGAACCGCTCGACCACGCCAGGCTCCGACGCCTTCCGCCGGTACATCGGCAGCGGATGGGCGGAGCGTGAGGAGGTCGTCCCCGAGCCGCGCAGGCAGGCTCAGTACGCGGCGGCGCGGCGGGCGCGCGTGTCCGAGCTGTTCCCCGGCAAGCGCCTCATCATCCCCGCCGGACGTCTCGCTCAGCGCTCGAACGACACCGACTATCCGTTCCGTGCGCACTCCGCGTTCGCACACCTGACCGGATGGGGCTCCGATTCCGAGCCCGGGAGCGTGCTCGTGCTGGAGCCGTCGGGCAACGGTCACGAGGCGACGCTGTACTTCCGTGAGCGGGCCGGGCGCGACTCCGACGAGTTCTACGCGAATCCCGAGATCGGCGAGTTCTGGATCGGCCCTCGGCCCTCTCTCGCCCAGGTCGCCGGCGACCTCGCGATCGCCACCCGCGGCATCGCCGACGTGCGCTCGGTGCTCGACGGTGTCGACGCCGACACCGTGGTGCTGCGCGAGGCCGACCGTTCGATCACCGACGAGGTGGATGCGGCCCGGCTGCTGCTCGGCGCGGACAGCGACGGCGACGCCGACCTCGACCCCGAGGACCACGACGAGGACGACCGTCTCGCCCGCGACCTCTCGGAGCTGCGCCTGGTGAAGGACGACTTCGAGGTGGCCGAGCTCCGCGCTGCGGTCGACGCGACGGCCCGCGGTTTCGACGACGTGATCGCCGACCTGCCGCGCATCACCGCGCACCCGCGCGGCGAACGCCTGGTCGAGGGCGTCTTCTACGGACGTGCCCGCGCCGACGGCAACGCGGTCGGTTACGACACGATCGCGGCCAGCGGACCGCACGCGTGCATCCTGCACTGGACCCGCAACGACGGGCCCGTGGTGCCGGGCGACCTCATCCTGATGGATGCGGGGGTCGAGCTGGACAGCTACTACACCGCCGACATCACCCGCACCTTGCCCGTAGACGGCACCTTCACCGAGACCCAGCGGCTGATCTACGAGGCGGTGCGGGAGGCGGCCGACGCGGCGTTCGCGATCGTGCGGCCCGGCATCCGCTTCCGCGAGATCCACGCGACCGCCATGGCCGTCATCGCCAGCCGCACCGCCGAGTGGGGCCTGCTGCCGGTCAGCGCGGAGCAGGCGCTGGAGGCGGACAACCAGCAGCACCGCCGCTACATGGTGCACGGCACGAGCCACCACCTCGGCCTCGATGTGCACGACTGCGCCCAGGCGCGGCGCGAGCTCTACCTCGACGGCGTGCTGCAGCCGGGGATGGTGTTCACGATCGAGCCGGGACTGTACTTCCAGCCGGACGACCTGACGGTGCCGGAGGCCTTCCGCGGCATCGGCGTGCGGATCGAGGACAACATCCTCGTCACCGAGGACGGCGCGGAGAATCTCTCCGCCGCCATCCCGCGCACCGCCGACGACGTCGAGGCCTGGGTGCGGCGGCTGTCGCAGGGCTGA
- a CDS encoding CBS domain-containing protein produces the protein MSSARVFVARLAGTTVFDPVGDRVGKVRDVLVVYRKNDPPRVVGLIVEIPGKRRVFLSIGRVTSIGSGQIITNGIINMRRFEQRGGEVRVIAELLGRRVVFTDGGGEATIEDVAIEETDTGDWAVSQLFVRKPKAGGSPFAKGATTFVSWNEVREKQMLGEAQSAEQLIATYSELKPADLANTLLDLPPQRMLEVAEELPDDRLADVLEEMPESEQVQILTKLDDDRAADVLDQMQPDDAADLIAQLSDERGEHLLELMEPEEADDVRMLLSYNPDTAGGLMTTEPIIVSADATVAEGLALIRRHELAPALGAAVCVTLPPYEPPTGRFLGIVHFQRMLRYPPHVRLGTLLDQSLEPVTADTSAAEVSRILASYNLVSVPVVDDKYRLVGVVTIDDILDYLLPDDWRSQDEDDPVKRTAPSDETGSIRIVNGRRGGSGTR, from the coding sequence GTGAGTTCCGCCAGAGTCTTCGTCGCCCGCCTCGCCGGGACGACCGTGTTCGATCCCGTGGGTGACCGGGTCGGCAAGGTCCGCGACGTCCTGGTGGTGTACCGGAAGAACGACCCGCCGCGCGTCGTCGGCCTGATCGTCGAGATCCCCGGCAAGCGCCGCGTCTTCCTCTCCATCGGCCGGGTCACCAGCATCGGCAGCGGCCAGATCATCACCAACGGCATCATCAACATGCGCCGCTTCGAGCAGCGCGGCGGCGAGGTCCGCGTGATCGCCGAGCTTCTGGGCCGCCGCGTCGTCTTCACCGACGGCGGCGGCGAGGCCACGATCGAGGACGTCGCGATCGAGGAGACAGACACCGGCGACTGGGCGGTCAGCCAGCTCTTCGTCCGCAAGCCGAAGGCCGGAGGTTCGCCCTTCGCGAAGGGCGCCACCACGTTCGTCTCGTGGAACGAGGTGCGCGAGAAGCAGATGCTGGGCGAGGCGCAGTCGGCGGAGCAGCTGATCGCCACCTACTCCGAGCTGAAGCCGGCCGACCTGGCGAACACCCTGCTCGACCTTCCCCCGCAGCGGATGCTCGAGGTCGCGGAAGAGCTCCCGGACGACCGCCTGGCGGATGTGCTCGAGGAGATGCCCGAGAGCGAGCAGGTGCAGATCCTCACGAAGCTCGACGACGACCGCGCGGCCGACGTGCTCGACCAGATGCAGCCGGACGACGCCGCCGACCTGATCGCACAGCTCTCCGACGAGCGCGGCGAGCACCTGCTCGAGCTGATGGAGCCGGAGGAGGCGGACGACGTCCGCATGCTCCTGAGCTACAACCCGGACACGGCGGGCGGTCTGATGACGACCGAGCCGATCATCGTCTCGGCCGACGCGACCGTCGCGGAGGGCCTCGCACTCATCCGCCGGCACGAGCTCGCCCCCGCCCTCGGCGCCGCGGTGTGCGTCACCCTGCCGCCGTACGAGCCGCCGACCGGCCGCTTCCTCGGGATCGTGCACTTCCAGCGGATGCTGCGCTACCCGCCGCACGTGCGCCTCGGCACGCTGCTCGACCAGAGCCTCGAGCCGGTGACCGCCGACACCTCCGCAGCCGAGGTGTCGCGCATCCTCGCCTCGTACAACCTCGTCTCCGTCCCTGTGGTCGACGACAAGTACCGTCTCGTCGGGGTGGTGACCATCGACGACATCCTCGACTACCTGCTCCCCGACGACTGGCGAAGTCAAGACGAGGACGACCCCGTGAAACGCACGGCGCCGTCCGACGAGACCGGCAGCATCCGCATCGTGAACGGAAGGAGGGGCGGAAGTGGCACGAGGTAG
- a CDS encoding P-loop NTPase, which translates to MPEDALSSAVLSALAAVLDPEIRKPITELDMVGGVSVDAGGRAEVGIKLTIVGCPAADRIERDVRTAVAGVPGVTEVAVDVSVMTPAERRALTEKLRAGRPARGQQFGPESLTHVYAVTSGKGGVGKSTLTANLAVALAERGLRVGIVDADVHGFSIPGILGLTDENGVAPRPTRVDDMILPPVAYGVKVVSIGMFVDSASAAVAWRGPMLHRTIQQFLSDVFFGDLDVLLLDLPPGTGDVAISVGQLLPGAEVLVVTTPQPAAADVAERSGVVARQTGQRVIGVIENMAGLVQPDGSVLDLFGSGGGAEVARRLSAGQDEEVPLLASVPLSIPLRAGGDSGAPIVVTDPGDPAAAAIRVVAERLATRSRGLAGRKLGLSVL; encoded by the coding sequence GTGCCTGAGGACGCGCTCTCCAGCGCGGTGCTCAGCGCCCTGGCGGCGGTGCTCGACCCCGAGATCCGCAAGCCGATCACCGAGCTCGACATGGTGGGCGGCGTGTCGGTGGATGCGGGCGGACGCGCCGAGGTCGGCATCAAGCTGACGATCGTCGGCTGCCCCGCGGCCGACCGGATCGAGCGGGATGTGCGGACGGCCGTCGCGGGCGTGCCCGGCGTCACGGAGGTCGCGGTCGACGTCTCCGTGATGACGCCCGCCGAGCGCCGCGCGCTTACCGAGAAGCTGCGCGCCGGGCGTCCGGCCCGCGGGCAGCAGTTCGGCCCCGAGTCGCTGACGCACGTCTACGCCGTGACCAGCGGGAAGGGCGGCGTGGGCAAGTCGACCCTGACCGCGAACCTCGCCGTCGCCCTGGCTGAGCGCGGGCTCCGGGTGGGGATCGTGGATGCGGACGTCCACGGCTTCTCGATCCCCGGCATCCTCGGCCTGACCGACGAGAACGGCGTCGCACCGCGGCCCACCCGGGTGGACGACATGATCCTTCCGCCGGTCGCCTACGGCGTGAAGGTGGTGTCGATCGGCATGTTCGTCGATTCGGCGTCCGCGGCCGTCGCCTGGCGCGGGCCGATGCTGCACCGCACCATCCAGCAGTTCCTGTCGGACGTGTTCTTCGGCGACCTCGATGTGCTGCTCCTCGACCTACCGCCGGGCACCGGCGACGTGGCCATCTCGGTCGGCCAGCTGCTGCCCGGCGCCGAGGTGCTCGTCGTGACGACGCCTCAGCCGGCCGCCGCCGACGTCGCGGAGCGCAGCGGCGTGGTCGCCCGGCAGACCGGGCAGCGCGTGATCGGCGTGATCGAGAACATGGCCGGTCTCGTGCAGCCGGACGGGAGCGTGCTCGACCTGTTCGGCTCCGGCGGAGGCGCGGAGGTCGCGCGGCGGCTGTCGGCCGGTCAGGACGAGGAGGTACCGCTGCTCGCCAGCGTGCCGCTCAGCATCCCGCTGCGGGCCGGCGGCGACAGCGGCGCGCCGATCGTCGTGACCGACCCGGGCGATCCGGCGGCGGCGGCGATCCGTGTGGTCGCCGAGCGGCTCGCGACGCGGAGCCGCGGCCTCGCCGGCCGCAAGCTGGGCCTCTCCGTCCTCTGA
- a CDS encoding aspartate aminotransferase family protein, producing the protein MVSFDARAILARLSALREADAPTHGGRVLSYVYDSGVPEIDALAAEAMRLVQPVNGLDPTTFTSVAVMEREVVGFARELLHGGDEVVGSVTSGGTESCLLAVKTARDVWRSAGGTGTPRLVAPVTVHAAFQKAAALFDLTLDLVPVDPQSGRLDASLLTARLGPDVALVVVSAPSYPYATLDPVEEVAAACEEAGVACHVDACIGGWILPFWRAADGAALPLWDFRVGGVTSVSADLHKYGYAPKGASVLLQRDRDRQRHQYFATTGWPGYPVVNSTLLGSKSAGALAASWAIVQALGARGFAGLAESCRRATRGLQDIVADIEGLRVVGDPTGPLLAVATDESVAPERRVDPHHWADRVRRRGWILQLQPGLTQPDGTHLPHTTHLTITPVTEARIDELEAALRGAAQEARGVPPVDREAVLASLPGDVGGTELDSATAAHILGSLGLAGGGTPGLPDDQAPLLALVEALPRPVAERLLVELLARAVEPPDA; encoded by the coding sequence ATGGTCTCGTTTGACGCGCGGGCCATCCTGGCCCGCCTGTCGGCCCTGCGGGAAGCGGATGCGCCGACGCACGGCGGACGCGTGCTCAGCTACGTCTACGACTCGGGCGTGCCCGAGATCGACGCGCTGGCGGCGGAGGCGATGCGCCTGGTCCAGCCGGTCAACGGACTCGACCCGACGACGTTCACCTCGGTCGCCGTCATGGAGCGCGAGGTCGTCGGGTTCGCGCGCGAACTGCTGCACGGCGGCGACGAGGTCGTCGGCTCGGTGACCTCGGGAGGGACGGAGTCGTGCCTGCTCGCAGTGAAGACCGCCCGCGACGTCTGGCGCTCCGCCGGAGGGACCGGCACTCCGCGACTGGTCGCGCCCGTGACGGTGCATGCGGCGTTCCAGAAGGCGGCAGCGCTGTTCGACCTGACGCTCGACCTGGTGCCGGTGGATCCGCAGAGCGGGCGGCTCGACGCATCCCTCCTCACCGCACGGCTCGGGCCGGATGTCGCGCTGGTCGTCGTCTCGGCTCCCTCGTATCCCTACGCGACGCTCGACCCGGTCGAGGAGGTGGCCGCCGCGTGCGAGGAGGCGGGTGTCGCCTGCCACGTCGATGCGTGCATCGGCGGATGGATCCTGCCGTTCTGGCGTGCCGCGGACGGCGCAGCACTCCCACTGTGGGACTTCCGCGTCGGCGGGGTGACCAGCGTGTCGGCCGACCTCCACAAGTACGGCTACGCGCCGAAGGGCGCCAGCGTCCTGCTGCAACGCGATCGCGACCGGCAGCGCCACCAGTACTTCGCAACGACCGGATGGCCCGGGTACCCGGTCGTGAACTCCACACTGCTCGGGTCGAAGTCCGCCGGAGCCCTCGCGGCATCCTGGGCGATCGTCCAGGCGCTGGGCGCCCGCGGCTTCGCAGGCCTGGCCGAGTCGTGCCGCCGTGCGACGCGGGGGCTGCAGGACATCGTGGCCGACATCGAAGGGCTGCGGGTGGTCGGCGATCCGACGGGACCGCTGCTGGCCGTCGCGACGGACGAATCCGTCGCGCCCGAGCGCCGCGTCGATCCGCACCACTGGGCGGACCGGGTCCGCCGCCGCGGCTGGATCCTGCAGCTGCAGCCGGGGCTGACGCAGCCGGACGGCACGCATCTCCCGCACACGACCCACCTCACCATCACGCCCGTCACGGAGGCGCGCATCGACGAGCTCGAGGCGGCGCTGCGCGGGGCGGCGCAGGAGGCGCGCGGTGTGCCGCCGGTCGATCGGGAGGCGGTACTCGCGTCCCTGCCCGGCGACGTGGGCGGGACAGAACTCGACTCGGCGACCGCGGCGCACATCCTGGGCTCGCTCGGGCTCGCGGGAGGCGGGACGCCCGGGCTGCCGGACGACCAGGCGCCCCTGCTCGCCCTCGTCGAGGCGCTGCCGCGCCCCGTCGCCGAACGACTACTCGTCGAACTGCTCGCCCGCGCCGTCGAGCCTCCCGACGCCTGA